One part of the Thermoflexus hugenholtzii JAD2 genome encodes these proteins:
- a CDS encoding metal-sensing transcriptional repressor: protein MPRRSSPRRKPTRDALLRTTGGPQVQVYLTPEQERALDARLARIEGHLAAVRRMLAEHQDCNSLLVQLAAVKSALNQAILRLLESHMEACIIACAMDAESRAALEGLKEAMAIVLRKT from the coding sequence ATGCCCCGACGATCCTCACCGCGCCGCAAACCGACCCGGGACGCCCTCCTCCGGACGACCGGAGGGCCGCAGGTGCAGGTGTATCTCACACCCGAGCAGGAGCGTGCCTTAGACGCCCGCCTGGCGCGCATCGAAGGGCACCTGGCCGCCGTCCGGCGGATGTTGGCCGAGCACCAGGACTGCAACAGCCTGCTGGTGCAGCTGGCGGCGGTCAAGTCCGCCCTCAACCAGGCCATTCTGAGGCTCCTGGAGAGCCATATGGAGGCCTGCATCATCGCCTGCGCCATGGATGCGGAGAGCCGCGCCGCCCTGGAGGGCCTGAAGGAGGCCATGGCCATCGTGTTGCGCAAGACATGA